From Marivirga harenae, one genomic window encodes:
- a CDS encoding HXXEE domain-containing protein has product MKNLDIIIPGLFIILLSLCTYIFFGKIGPLVIGGASAGGFLLYLKTGYKYRFDTSKVIIAYLLTAIFFIIHVYEEYIFGFEIVASELSGQEVSQQGLLTFAAFFAPVMWITGAIFIIKKWALGYYFLAFFFVAMTIAELTHFIFPFILYGEWRYTAGVATAALPLIPAWYGLIVTLKETKRLRDES; this is encoded by the coding sequence ATGAAAAACTTAGACATAATTATCCCAGGACTATTTATCATTCTATTAAGTCTCTGTACTTATATCTTTTTTGGCAAAATAGGTCCTCTCGTCATTGGAGGAGCAAGTGCAGGAGGTTTTCTTTTATACCTAAAAACAGGATATAAATATCGTTTTGACACATCTAAAGTGATTATCGCTTACTTGTTGACTGCCATATTTTTTATTATTCATGTTTATGAGGAATACATTTTCGGTTTTGAAATTGTTGCCTCTGAACTTAGTGGTCAAGAAGTTTCACAACAAGGATTACTAACATTTGCTGCGTTTTTCGCACCTGTAATGTGGATAACTGGAGCAATATTCATTATTAAAAAATGGGCTTTAGGATATTACTTTTTAGCTTTTTTCTTCGTAGCTATGACAATTGCCGAACTAACTCATTTTATTTTTCCGTTCATTTTATATGGGGAATGGAGATATACAGCAGGAGTAGCAACAGCAGCATTACCATTAATTCCTGCATGGTATGGGTTGATTGTGACACTTAAAGAAACTAAAAGATTAAGAGATGAATCATAA
- a CDS encoding type II toxin-antitoxin system RelE/ParE family toxin → MVKVIWTKKAFGQLERAIKYIREEQGLTFAETVLNKILQTTELLENSPNIGPIEPLLAHKKSEYRFLVVWSYKIIYRTSKDKAIISRVFHTSRNPNKLKGI, encoded by the coding sequence ATGGTTAAGGTAATCTGGACTAAAAAAGCATTCGGACAATTAGAAAGAGCTATCAAGTACATTCGAGAAGAACAAGGACTTACATTTGCTGAAACAGTCCTGAATAAGATTTTACAGACAACTGAATTATTAGAGAACTCACCGAATATTGGACCTATTGAACCTCTTTTAGCACATAAAAAATCAGAGTACAGATTCCTTGTCGTTTGGAGCTATAAAATAATCTACAGGACAAGTAAAGATAAAGCTATCATATCAAGAGTTTTTCATACCTCAAGAAACCCAAATAAACTAAAGGGAATATAA
- a CDS encoding J domain-containing protein, which translates to MKDYYKILQLNKNASEIDVKKSFRKKALLTHPDKTKRDSKQQFLDIYEAYSVLSDQKKRAKYDQFYKQRRKEVDRNMAEPELDLVSISEHGKAYAANFQKFNREFLFIIILEILLGSDRLLYAAFICIILGLWTVISGIIDFRFTYSLVGLGLASFGLYLAILKINRIDY; encoded by the coding sequence ATGAAAGACTACTACAAGATTTTACAATTAAATAAAAATGCTTCTGAGATAGATGTTAAAAAGTCATTTAGAAAAAAAGCTTTATTGACTCATCCAGACAAAACAAAGCGGGACTCTAAGCAACAATTTTTAGATATTTACGAAGCATATTCTGTTTTGTCTGACCAGAAGAAAAGAGCAAAATACGATCAATTTTACAAACAGCGTAGAAAGGAAGTAGACCGAAATATGGCTGAACCAGAGCTTGATCTTGTTTCTATTTCTGAACATGGAAAAGCTTATGCGGCAAACTTTCAGAAATTTAACCGTGAATTTCTTTTTATCATTATACTTGAAATCCTTCTTGGTTCAGATCGACTTTTATATGCGGCATTTATTTGTATAATTCTTGGCTTATGGACCGTAATTTCTGGAATCATTGATTTTCGCTTTACATATAGTTTAGTGGGGTTGGGATTAGCTTCTTTCGGTTTGTATCTGGCAATCTTAAAAATCAACAGAATAGATTATTAA
- a CDS encoding ribbon-helix-helix domain-containing protein, with translation MARQSISFTEPNDKWLKSQVDSQEYSSKSELVNDLIRQARNQQKQIDWIRTKLEKAEKSGFTNSTKEQILAQSKSDLNG, from the coding sequence ATGGCACGTCAAAGTATTTCATTTACCGAACCGAATGACAAGTGGCTAAAATCCCAAGTCGACAGTCAAGAATATTCAAGCAAAAGCGAATTAGTTAACGACTTAATCCGACAAGCAAGAAACCAACAAAAGCAAATCGATTGGATAAGGACAAAACTGGAGAAAGCTGAAAAAAGTGGTTTTACAAATTCTACTAAAGAGCAGATTTTAGCACAATCTAAGTCCGATCTGAATGGCTGA
- a CDS encoding type II toxin-antitoxin system RelE/ParE family toxin, producing the protein MADYRLSNEAKNDLIRIHQYGVKRFGEVQADSYFNNFFDCFDMIAKRPFSYESVNYIKEGYRRCVCGVDSIYFRVKDEVVEILAIIGRQDVNGILK; encoded by the coding sequence ATGGCTGATTACAGACTTAGTAACGAAGCCAAAAATGACCTTATCAGAATACACCAATACGGAGTAAAAAGGTTTGGAGAAGTACAAGCCGACAGCTACTTTAATAATTTTTTTGACTGCTTTGATATGATAGCAAAGAGACCATTTTCATATGAATCAGTAAACTATATAAAGGAAGGCTATAGACGTTGTGTTTGTGGGGTCGACAGCATCTACTTTAGAGTAAAGGACGAGGTTGTTGAGATTTTGGCTATCATTGGTCGACAAGATGTTAATGGCATACTAAAATAA
- a CDS encoding LON peptidase substrate-binding domain-containing protein: MNRTLPLFPLKLVAFPYQSLNLHVFEPRYKELISDCIENNSTFAIPSYVRNKVEYGTEMEINEVTKKYSDGKYDIKTRGKRVVKVLDMENPFQNKKYAIGAIEEIPNKSNGDLILKEEIYEAVQEMYDLVEVDNRTLSMDFQIFDIAHQIGLSQDSEYQLIQIVEERQRQRFVLDHLKVLLPKLRDVQRAKELIQMNGHFRKYNPPQEF; the protein is encoded by the coding sequence ATGAATCGTACTCTTCCACTTTTCCCCCTGAAGTTAGTGGCATTCCCTTACCAAAGCTTGAATTTGCATGTTTTCGAGCCTCGCTATAAAGAACTGATCAGTGATTGTATTGAGAATAATAGTACATTTGCAATACCGTCTTATGTACGAAATAAAGTAGAATATGGTACTGAGATGGAAATTAATGAAGTCACTAAAAAGTACAGTGATGGAAAATATGATATCAAAACCAGGGGAAAACGAGTTGTGAAAGTGCTCGATATGGAAAATCCATTTCAAAACAAAAAATATGCGATTGGTGCCATTGAAGAAATTCCCAATAAAAGCAATGGTGATTTGATTTTGAAGGAGGAAATATATGAGGCAGTTCAAGAAATGTACGACTTGGTAGAAGTTGATAACAGGACATTGTCAATGGATTTCCAGATTTTCGACATAGCACACCAGATTGGTTTGTCGCAAGATTCGGAATATCAACTTATTCAGATTGTAGAAGAAAGACAGAGACAGCGTTTTGTACTAGATCACTTAAAAGTTTTACTTCCAAAGTTAAGAGACGTTCAAAGAGCTAAAGAGCTCATTCAAATGAACGGTCATTTTAGGAAATATAATCCTCCACAAGAGTTCTAA
- a CDS encoding lamin tail domain-containing protein: MKSFLPKPILLSLFFLFFFSNLDAQNAWINEFHYDNDGGDEGEFVEIVIEDANSFDLALFNVHLYNGSDGESDGSYSLDTFTEGDNQNNFTIYYLEISGIQNGAPDGFSLDYDGTLIQFISYEGSFTAEDGPANGMVSEDVIVEETTSTPIGESLQLSGSGTAYSNFTWQSPASESKGQLNNGQTFGAACTAPTTQASFSVPTAEDIDDNQITLNWSSGDGEAAVILVKENSPVNDSPVNGTTYNADNDLSSGLADEIGTGIFVVYDGTATSTIIEGLTQGTQYHFAIFEYLNTEQCYLTASETISITTTTSFDDDSEISKPASQIPANSISSLANSEAEAMEVFKFDISDLGTSDGKSTYLQKIVIKKSEANDVEDWSAVIKGAKLNDGTSDLVTSNISIFQDYIEFTLTGNEFEIVDGSTESLILSIWLNDSQIDSDTIGFEISGNHGFEAEVSGSLLENPISEVVTSHPFSIEVEATHFEISTGSSAQVNEAFNLSATAVDAHGNTDLGERNISLSLNSGNGNLTSSTVGISNLAMSDGFYEWTDLEHDMEESIIIEVSDGNGITVSSPEIDIIPLINTVFFSEYIEGSSNNKAFEIFNNSGETIDLNDFSIARYTNGSESITSEYQLSEIQPVLLDQGSVVIAYSNADDEILNIADIIHSIAFFNGDDALALLYKGNVIDVIGEIGARPSNGWEVAGVAEATQDKTLVRKAAVTEGNPNNLASFGNNTFDAEWIVFEEDNFSFLGDHFRCESPTENVSNINIEDITENTAELNWNASEGLKSLVLIKEGNEVNTEPVSGTTYMANADFSAADELEGDNRIVFAGEGDTVEISNLNDGTTYHLAIYTYEDSCYNVDSPVTANFSTKISLDQDSEINDLVQPEVSSLLSTIDEESEAVDIFSFEICDLATQDSKPTLIEKMVFRSHHQNTLAWENALNVILEDENEKVNEAHVTVYKDRIEIEFPENQEYEIPSGQSVGFNLAIWFNRFEVSDSSQFALQIPAIHEFGSGSSSSKLISNIGDNIVSKQIGVIEVIDSIAVVRQGTKGSRFVVSGFISSNDYGVGNTQFYIQKDEGDTYENGVAVFSENEVLNLEIGNEVKISGIREEVNGITRINADYVTLLNHDSFIPETIPIEPNEFSAHSELIGIRVKIDSLCLIQPEFWGDFDANVLQFSNGIDSVLVKIQPNNNYYHGNAQVPLGPVDLSGVVDNPDGLVQLLVTSDLELYDAYAPVFTKEPSISRTKGESITLNFEVNELSGVYYVIKERGDSIPNLHSLKNPQTDKQIIESGQRKIDLPNVKENVNITVEGLVSNTKYSIFIMAEDSFGNATELHKLDFSTLNTDADHDIKVLAPEEQVKESTINAFEASKQFAPVFKFTVKDGGSSDGLSTFINQIVIHESDKDEANLSTLIKEVQLFDLSTEGVVHTQNLIFSDSIVIKLEEALEIADGNIKTLQLNIKLQDQVIDEQNLAFHIPAKNSSWLVEPNGSQLASEFEESIFSALHSINVEASELKNIYPAEVYVNENFNIILSAEDENGNRDVSDRTVTIEVEDDSAFLGQTQLALSGGQGVFEELKYLNAGEISLELSDGLISEEIQINFIKPELVVDTTSFDADFGLISYPEASEIQSYSLSAQNLKDSIFIVAPQGFQVSNNSDFKNATDSLILNHIGLHQTEIFIRFTPSDSSGTFYQGKIIHHSQDAAPLHLNVQGQEGTLKLTSIASVKDKPQGERVKIRGVVIGGNNHFKSRRIIQDQTAGVAIEGLNSSALIFGDSVEVEGILSKRGSWLKIIPEKEINILSSDSTVIYPLLSTINSLSGSVEYQRVKIEDLLIVGEGQFNTSVYKLRKGEDTISIKLNSANHPLVGIDIPYGKVNMTGFIHKRNNQFYLYPELEQDMEIIPRDTVLSLIVPEEGLKFESVDLDEFSTAKSYIVEAQNLAENLNIEASENFQISLLENSNYSHDLQLPINNRGDIPELKIYVRFSPVSARGGMIEGVITHLSGLQEQKLNVQGVETVITSDHDPLKDDILIYPNPVNSELRIRVKEVHPHSFQLVGLDGIVLRDGVLSDKDYVLNLKTLEKGIYFLKIFSRKRKQVFRIVKR; this comes from the coding sequence ATGAAGTCATTTTTACCAAAACCTATCCTCCTTTCCCTATTTTTTCTATTCTTTTTTTCTAATCTCGATGCACAAAATGCCTGGATCAATGAATTCCATTATGATAATGATGGGGGCGATGAAGGCGAGTTTGTTGAAATAGTGATTGAAGATGCTAACTCTTTTGATTTAGCTTTATTTAATGTTCACCTTTATAATGGTAGTGATGGAGAATCTGATGGTTCATATTCGCTAGATACTTTCACAGAAGGAGATAATCAAAATAATTTTACGATTTATTATTTAGAAATATCAGGAATTCAAAATGGAGCCCCTGATGGATTTTCATTGGATTATGACGGTACTTTAATTCAATTCATCAGCTATGAAGGCAGTTTCACAGCTGAAGATGGACCTGCTAATGGTATGGTTTCTGAAGATGTCATAGTAGAAGAAACGACCTCAACCCCAATTGGAGAATCTTTACAGTTATCTGGAAGCGGAACTGCTTATTCAAACTTCACTTGGCAATCACCTGCTTCGGAATCTAAAGGGCAACTCAATAATGGACAAACTTTTGGTGCTGCTTGTACAGCTCCAACAACTCAAGCCAGTTTTTCTGTCCCAACAGCAGAGGACATAGATGATAATCAAATTACATTGAATTGGTCAAGTGGAGATGGCGAGGCTGCTGTGATTTTGGTTAAAGAAAATAGTCCAGTAAATGATAGTCCTGTTAATGGGACTACTTATAATGCCGATAATGATCTTAGTAGTGGATTGGCCGATGAAATAGGAACAGGTATTTTTGTGGTTTATGATGGTACTGCCACTTCCACGATTATAGAGGGACTAACTCAAGGAACGCAATACCACTTTGCAATTTTTGAGTATTTAAATACAGAACAATGCTATTTGACTGCAAGTGAAACTATCTCGATTACCACCACAACCTCATTTGACGATGATAGTGAAATAAGCAAACCTGCCAGTCAAATTCCAGCAAATAGTATTTCTTCCCTTGCTAATTCAGAAGCCGAAGCTATGGAAGTTTTTAAATTTGATATATCAGATTTGGGGACATCCGATGGTAAATCAACCTATCTACAGAAAATTGTAATTAAGAAAAGTGAAGCTAATGATGTGGAGGATTGGTCAGCGGTCATCAAGGGAGCAAAATTGAATGATGGTACTTCTGATTTGGTCACCTCTAACATTTCGATTTTTCAAGATTATATTGAATTTACTCTTACGGGAAATGAGTTCGAAATTGTAGATGGGTCAACTGAAAGCTTAATACTCTCTATTTGGTTAAATGACAGTCAAATAGATAGTGACACTATAGGTTTTGAAATATCCGGGAATCATGGTTTTGAGGCAGAAGTAAGTGGTTCATTGCTCGAAAATCCAATCTCGGAAGTTGTTACTTCCCACCCATTTAGTATAGAAGTGGAAGCTACCCATTTTGAAATTAGCACGGGTTCCAGTGCTCAGGTTAATGAAGCTTTTAATTTAAGTGCAACCGCAGTTGATGCTCATGGCAATACCGACTTGGGTGAAAGGAATATCAGTTTGTCCTTGAATTCAGGCAATGGGAATTTAACTTCTTCAACTGTAGGGATAAGCAATTTAGCTATGAGTGATGGCTTCTATGAATGGACAGATCTGGAACATGATATGGAAGAGTCAATTATAATTGAAGTTTCCGATGGAAATGGCATAACTGTCAGCAGTCCCGAAATTGATATAATTCCATTAATCAATACTGTATTTTTTTCAGAATACATTGAAGGTAGTAGCAATAATAAGGCCTTTGAAATATTCAATAATAGTGGGGAGACAATTGATTTGAATGATTTTTCAATTGCAAGATATACTAATGGAAGTGAAAGCATAACTTCAGAATATCAACTTTCTGAAATTCAGCCAGTTTTACTTGATCAAGGGAGTGTTGTAATTGCTTATTCAAATGCGGATGATGAAATTTTAAATATTGCCGATATTATCCATAGCATTGCTTTCTTCAATGGTGACGATGCCTTGGCATTATTGTACAAAGGAAATGTAATAGATGTCATTGGAGAAATAGGTGCACGACCGTCAAATGGATGGGAAGTAGCTGGTGTTGCAGAAGCCACTCAAGATAAAACCTTAGTAAGAAAGGCTGCTGTCACTGAAGGGAACCCTAATAATCTGGCTTCATTCGGAAACAATACCTTTGATGCTGAATGGATCGTTTTTGAGGAGGATAATTTTTCATTTTTAGGAGATCATTTTAGATGCGAGTCACCGACAGAGAATGTTTCCAATATCAATATTGAAGATATCACAGAAAACACAGCTGAATTGAACTGGAATGCTTCAGAAGGGCTGAAATCTTTAGTATTAATTAAGGAAGGAAATGAAGTGAATACTGAACCAGTAAGCGGAACTACTTATATGGCTAATGCCGATTTTTCTGCAGCGGATGAGTTAGAGGGAGATAATAGAATTGTTTTTGCTGGGGAAGGAGATACTGTAGAAATTAGTAATCTTAATGATGGAACGACTTATCATTTAGCAATATATACCTACGAAGATAGCTGTTACAATGTAGATTCCCCCGTAACTGCTAATTTCTCAACTAAGATTTCATTAGACCAAGATTCAGAAATCAATGATTTGGTTCAGCCTGAAGTTTCCTCTTTACTATCAACAATCGATGAGGAATCTGAGGCGGTTGATATTTTTAGTTTTGAAATTTGCGATTTGGCTACTCAAGATAGTAAGCCTACTTTGATTGAAAAGATGGTTTTCAGATCTCATCATCAAAACACCCTGGCTTGGGAAAATGCTTTGAATGTTATTTTGGAAGACGAGAATGAAAAAGTTAATGAAGCTCATGTGACAGTTTACAAAGATAGAATTGAAATTGAATTTCCTGAAAATCAGGAGTATGAAATACCTTCAGGCCAGTCTGTTGGTTTTAACTTAGCCATTTGGTTTAATCGTTTTGAGGTAAGTGATAGCAGTCAGTTCGCCCTTCAAATCCCAGCAATACATGAATTTGGATCAGGCAGTTCAAGCTCTAAACTTATTTCGAATATAGGAGATAATATTGTATCAAAGCAAATAGGCGTTATCGAGGTTATAGACTCAATTGCTGTGGTCAGGCAAGGGACTAAGGGGTCAAGATTTGTGGTTTCTGGCTTTATTTCTTCTAATGATTACGGTGTGGGGAATACTCAATTTTACATTCAGAAGGATGAAGGCGATACTTATGAAAATGGAGTAGCTGTCTTTTCAGAAAATGAAGTTCTGAATTTGGAAATAGGCAATGAGGTGAAAATTTCAGGGATTAGGGAAGAAGTGAATGGAATTACTCGCATAAATGCTGATTATGTTACTCTGCTTAATCATGATAGTTTTATCCCTGAAACAATTCCTATTGAACCCAATGAGTTTAGTGCCCACAGTGAACTCATTGGAATACGTGTAAAAATTGACAGCTTATGTTTAATTCAGCCTGAATTTTGGGGAGATTTTGATGCTAATGTTTTGCAGTTTTCAAATGGAATAGATAGCGTTTTGGTAAAAATCCAGCCAAATAACAATTATTACCATGGCAATGCCCAAGTTCCTCTAGGTCCTGTTGATTTGTCTGGAGTCGTGGATAATCCTGATGGTCTTGTGCAGTTATTAGTAACTTCTGATCTAGAATTGTATGATGCTTATGCGCCTGTATTTACGAAAGAACCATCAATTTCAAGAACTAAGGGCGAATCAATCACTTTGAATTTTGAAGTAAATGAATTATCAGGTGTTTATTATGTAATAAAAGAGAGAGGGGATTCGATACCGAACTTGCATAGCCTTAAAAATCCCCAAACAGATAAACAGATAATTGAATCAGGACAAAGAAAAATTGATTTACCTAATGTAAAAGAAAACGTGAATATCACCGTGGAGGGATTAGTATCCAATACCAAATATTCTATTTTTATTATGGCCGAGGATTCCTTTGGTAATGCCACCGAACTACATAAACTTGATTTCTCGACTTTAAATACGGATGCTGATCATGATATCAAAGTATTAGCGCCTGAAGAGCAAGTCAAAGAAAGCACAATCAATGCATTTGAAGCTAGTAAACAATTTGCTCCAGTTTTCAAATTCACGGTAAAAGATGGAGGTAGTTCTGATGGACTATCCACTTTCATTAACCAAATAGTCATCCATGAATCTGATAAGGATGAAGCAAATCTCAGTACTTTAATAAAAGAGGTGCAATTGTTCGATTTGTCTACGGAGGGTGTCGTCCATACTCAAAATCTTATTTTCTCTGATTCCATCGTAATAAAATTAGAAGAGGCATTAGAGATTGCTGACGGTAACATTAAGACACTTCAACTGAACATTAAATTACAAGATCAGGTAATAGATGAGCAAAATTTAGCTTTTCATATTCCTGCCAAAAATTCTTCCTGGTTGGTTGAACCAAATGGCTCTCAGTTGGCAAGTGAGTTCGAAGAATCAATTTTTTCTGCTCTTCATTCTATAAATGTGGAAGCTTCAGAATTAAAAAATATTTATCCAGCGGAAGTATACGTAAATGAGAATTTTAACATCATCTTAAGTGCTGAGGATGAGAACGGTAATAGAGATGTTTCTGACAGAACAGTCACTATTGAGGTTGAAGATGATAGCGCTTTTTTGGGCCAAACTCAGCTTGCACTTAGTGGTGGACAGGGAGTTTTTGAGGAATTGAAGTATTTAAATGCTGGAGAAATTTCTCTTGAATTAAGCGATGGTTTAATATCAGAAGAAATTCAGATTAATTTTATCAAACCAGAATTGGTAGTTGATACGACTAGCTTTGATGCTGATTTTGGCCTGATTAGTTATCCTGAAGCTTCTGAAATTCAATCATATTCACTATCTGCACAAAACTTAAAAGATTCTATATTCATTGTAGCTCCTCAAGGATTTCAGGTTTCTAATAATTCCGACTTTAAAAATGCTACTGATTCTTTGATTTTAAATCATATAGGCTTGCATCAAACTGAAATCTTTATAAGGTTTACTCCATCGGATAGCAGTGGGACATTTTATCAAGGAAAAATTATCCATCATAGCCAAGATGCCGCTCCATTACATTTGAATGTGCAGGGTCAAGAAGGTACTCTAAAATTAACATCTATAGCATCTGTAAAAGATAAACCACAGGGAGAAAGAGTGAAAATTAGAGGGGTTGTAATTGGAGGCAATAATCATTTTAAAAGTAGGAGAATAATTCAAGATCAAACCGCAGGAGTAGCAATTGAGGGTTTGAATTCATCGGCTTTAATATTTGGAGATAGTGTTGAAGTAGAAGGGATTCTCTCAAAACGTGGCAGTTGGCTAAAGATTATTCCAGAAAAGGAAATAAATATTCTATCATCTGATTCTACCGTGATATACCCTTTGCTTTCCACTATAAACAGTTTAAGCGGATCAGTTGAATATCAAAGAGTAAAGATTGAAGATTTACTTATAGTTGGTGAAGGACAATTTAATACGTCTGTATATAAATTACGGAAAGGGGAAGATACGATAAGTATCAAACTTAATTCTGCAAACCACCCACTAGTTGGAATAGATATTCCGTATGGAAAAGTCAATATGACTGGTTTCATTCATAAGAGAAATAACCAATTCTATCTATATCCGGAATTAGAACAGGATATGGAAATTATTCCAAGAGATACAGTTCTATCCTTAATAGTACCAGAAGAAGGCTTAAAATTCGAAAGTGTAGATTTGGACGAATTTTCAACAGCTAAAAGCTACATAGTTGAAGCGCAAAATTTAGCAGAAAACCTAAATATTGAGGCAAGTGAAAACTTTCAAATCAGCTTATTAGAGAATTCAAATTATTCTCATGACTTGCAATTGCCGATCAATAATAGAGGCGATATCCCTGAGCTGAAAATTTATGTCCGATTTTCTCCTGTCTCTGCAAGAGGAGGGATGATCGAAGGTGTGATTACCCATTTATCGGGTTTGCAAGAACAAAAATTAAATGTGCAAGGAGTGGAGACGGTTATCACATCCGATCATGATCCCTTGAAAGATGACATATTGATTTATCCAAATCCTGTAAATTCTGAACTGAGGATTAGAGTCAAAGAAGTCCATCCTCACAGTTTTCAGTTAGTAGGGCTGGACGGTATAGTTTTAAGGGACGGAGTTTTAAGTGATAAAGATTACGTTCTTAACCTAAAGACATTAGAAAAGGGTATCTATTTTTTAAAGATTTTTTCCCGAAAAAGAAAGCAAGTGTTCCGAATCGTTAAGAGGTAG
- a CDS encoding VF530 family protein gives MPEQQPNNPLHGVTLKAILEYLVEVYGWEELGNRIKINSFNHDPSIKSSLTFLRKTPWAREKVERLYIKSLKR, from the coding sequence ATGCCAGAGCAACAACCCAACAATCCACTTCATGGTGTTACACTCAAAGCCATTTTGGAATATTTAGTGGAAGTTTATGGATGGGAAGAATTAGGAAACAGAATTAAAATCAATAGTTTCAATCATGATCCCTCAATAAAATCTAGCCTTACCTTTTTAAGGAAAACACCATGGGCTAGAGAGAAAGTGGAACGACTTTATATTAAAAGTTTGAAGAGATAG
- the mdh gene encoding malate dehydrogenase, translated as MKVTVVGAGAVGASCAEYIAIKNFAEEVVLVDIKEGFAEGKAMDLMQCASLNGFDTKITGVTNDYSKTAGSDVAVITSGIPRKPGMTREELISTNAGIVKQVAENLIKNSPDVTIIVVSNPMDTMAYLAHKATGLPKNKIIGMGGALDSARFKYRLSEALECPASDVDGMVIGGHSDTGMIPLTRLATRNSVPVSKFISAEQLENVKEETKVGGATLTKLLGTSAWYAPGAAVSAMVHAIANDSKKMFPCSCLLDGEYGLSDISIGVPAIIGRNGIEKIVEIDLDDAEKAKLNESAEAVRKTNGLL; from the coding sequence ATGAAAGTTACAGTAGTAGGAGCAGGTGCAGTTGGTGCAAGTTGTGCCGAGTACATTGCCATTAAAAATTTTGCGGAAGAAGTAGTTTTGGTAGATATCAAAGAAGGATTTGCTGAAGGAAAAGCGATGGACTTGATGCAATGTGCATCTTTAAATGGTTTTGACACAAAAATTACTGGCGTTACTAATGACTACAGCAAAACTGCTGGTAGTGATGTAGCGGTTATCACTTCAGGAATTCCAAGAAAACCGGGAATGACAAGGGAAGAATTGATTTCAACAAATGCTGGAATCGTTAAGCAAGTAGCAGAAAATTTAATTAAAAACTCTCCTGATGTAACCATCATTGTAGTTTCCAATCCTATGGATACAATGGCTTATTTAGCTCATAAGGCTACTGGTCTGCCTAAAAATAAAATAATCGGAATGGGAGGAGCTTTAGATTCTGCTCGATTCAAATATAGGTTATCTGAAGCATTAGAATGCCCAGCATCTGATGTTGATGGAATGGTGATTGGTGGACACAGCGATACTGGGATGATTCCATTGACTAGATTAGCAACAAGAAACAGCGTTCCTGTTTCCAAGTTCATTTCTGCTGAGCAATTAGAAAATGTAAAAGAGGAAACTAAGGTGGGTGGAGCTACTTTAACCAAATTATTAGGAACATCCGCTTGGTATGCTCCAGGTGCTGCTGTTTCTGCAATGGTTCATGCAATCGCTAACGATTCTAAGAAAATGTTCCCATGCTCTTGCCTATTGGACGGTGAATATGGATTGAGCGATATCTCAATTGGGGTTCCTGCAATAATTGGTAGAAACGGAATTGAAAAGATAGTAGAAATTGACTTAGATGATGCTGAGAAAGCAAAGTTGAATGAAAGTGCTGAAGCTGTGAGAAAAACTAATGGCTTATTGTAA
- a CDS encoding Crp/Fnr family transcriptional regulator, protein MKILNPFRKTYDHKQMVLFQFLKEVKIFEQLNFEQLSHFLPFMHMRVYKRDEVVFFRDDPSHALYLIQKGEISLTIDIQDRFESLGILNGNRSFGDNALIPDARRIYNAVVASEKAQIYVIPQINIFEIFDHYPKIKAKVLESYTQQQNDYVARLFSTYKTNFGFFDLGHVYGKM, encoded by the coding sequence ATGAAAATACTAAATCCATTTAGGAAAACTTATGACCATAAACAAATGGTGCTTTTTCAGTTCTTGAAGGAGGTGAAAATTTTTGAGCAATTAAACTTTGAGCAACTGTCGCATTTCTTACCGTTTATGCATATGAGAGTATACAAAAGAGATGAAGTAGTTTTCTTTAGGGATGATCCCAGTCATGCCCTTTACTTAATTCAAAAGGGAGAAATTTCATTAACCATTGATATTCAAGATCGATTTGAAAGCTTAGGGATACTGAATGGAAATAGATCGTTTGGAGATAATGCCTTAATACCAGATGCAAGAAGGATATATAATGCTGTTGTGGCATCAGAGAAAGCTCAAATTTATGTGATTCCACAAATAAATATATTTGAAATTTTTGATCATTACCCAAAAATAAAGGCCAAGGTTTTAGAATCATATACCCAACAACAGAATGATTATGTGGCTCGATTATTTTCAACTTATAAAACCAATTTCGGCTTTTTTGATTTGGGTCATGTATATGGAAAAATGTGA